Sequence from the Helianthus annuus cultivar XRQ/B chromosome 13, HanXRQr2.0-SUNRISE, whole genome shotgun sequence genome:
GGTAAGAGAACAATGGCGTATTTGCCCGCAAATAGCGTCTGTGGGGACGTGTTGTTTGGTGGGTGTTATTTGCAACGGGTTGATTTACGTTGCGAATGCTGGAGATTCGAGAGTGGTGTTAGGGAGAGCCGATAGGGGTGTTAGAGGTGTTTTGGCTATACAATTATCAACCGAGCATAATGCGAGTTATGCTTCTGTTAGAGATGAACTTCATTCCGTGCATCCTGATGATCCAAAGATTGTTGTTTTGAAACACAATGTTTGGCGTGTTAAAGGGATTATACAGGTTAGTTTGAATTTTTAGAAAGTCAAACATGGTACTGTCTAAACGAAAATCTGGTTGATGATTTTGGTTTTTTTGGGTCCAATTCGTCCATAGTTGTATTGCGTATTTTGCAAGTTCGCTAccgctttgttttttttttctatgatCATAAATGTTTTTGTCAAATTTTGAAGATAAAATGTAGCTTGTTTGACTCAGCAAAAGTCAACTGTGTGAACCACATATTTTCGTTCTATGAAAAAGATTCAGTCTTTAACTTATTGTACTAAACTACTTCGATTGTTTTAAACTTTTAATACCCTAGaaatgaaatttttaatttaaCTTGTATGGACCATTTTATGTTTAAATAGTCAAATCTGGTAACTTTCAAGCAAAAAATCTAGTATTGATCATTTTGGTATTTTGTCTAAGTTCTTTTTAATCGTATTACCTTCTTATAATAGTTCAGTAACAATGTATTGTTTTCCCTAAGATCATAGCATTTCTCATCGATTTTGCATTCAAATCGCAGCGTATTTGACTCTCAAAAGTCAACCATGAACTCTGTGATCACTTGTTTTCTTCCATGAGAACTTGCAATCGTAAACTTTGTACAATGTTACTACCGATATACGAGAGTTAATTATAAAACTAACATAACAGTTTTCTTTTTTCAGGTTTCAAGATCCATTGGCGATGCATATCTAAAGAAGGCGGAGTTCAACAGAGAGCCTTTATTAGCAAAGTTTAGGCTGCCCGAACCCTTCTCAAAGCCAATTCTAAATCCCGAACCGTCAATATTAATCCACAAACTAAACTCAAAGGATCAGTTTCTTATATTTGCATCCGATGGTCTATGGGAGCATCTTAGCAACGAGGAAGCCGTTGATATTGTCCATAATTATCCACGTAGCGTAAGTTTATTATctattattttgtttttatttttttctttgttCTTAATATTTCCTGCTCCAACAAGCTACGACAAATATAGTGATGAAGATACAGATtgagattaaaaaaataaatgataTAATAAAACACTAGTTAAAGGGTGTTTGTATTTGCGGTTGTAAGTGATTATATGACATAGAAAGGTCTATAAATGAATCGAACGAACACGCATACAGGCATGCTCGTGTTTgctcatttaactttaaccgaacacgaacatataatcgaacacattttttgttCATGTTTTTTTAATTATGAAAATGAGCATGttcatgtttgtgttcgtttatgttcgttcgtctAAAACCTCaatgaacagttcacgaacataaacgaacaaacTTTAATGAACATAAATTAACGAACAATAAACAACCCAAATGAACATAATTGactaaacataaacgaacataaagtaattttttatataaattactTATCAATTACGATAAATTCCATTTGAAACCCAATTaccaattagttatatttatgtaAGTAGTTAGAAAGTTCATTTTAggtttaatatttatataaatataactacttaATTATTTAAAATTGAAACAAacattaatgaacgaacacaagcaaaggtaaataaacgaacataaatgatCGAACAAAACGTATGTTCATGTTCgctcgtttaattaaatgaacaaaaaactGTGTTCATGTTCgctcgtttaattaaatgaacaaaaaattgtgttcatgttcgttcgtatattaaataaaagaacttaaacgaacttcccgccaaacaaGTTCACGAACATTTCATgaatgttcggttcgtttacaggcctgcATAGAATAATATATTTTATAGATAATTATACTTTACCTTTGTATGATCGATTTTGTTGCGGCTAGTATGAAACCATTTTTCCAGAAGTACTACTAATTTGTTGCAGAATATGTTTATTCAAACTACAAAAACCGATTATTACACAAAAATCCGAAACATCCGCTTGGCGTGCTTAGATTTCATATATTTTAAACACCGAGAACCGGACTTGATCGGAACCTTGTGTTATGTGTAGGGAATAGCAAGAAGACTTGTGAAGGCTGCACTTCAAATAGCAGCCAAGAAAAGAGAAATGAGATATTCGGATTTGAAGAAAATCGATAGAGGGGTTAGAAGGCAtttccatgatgacatcactgtGGTTGTCATGTTTCTAGACCCGCCATTGACAAACCGAGCTTCTGCACGCGCTTCGGTTCTATCAATAAAAGGAAGCCGAGGATTACCACACACCAAGTTGTAGCACCGGGGGGGTGTATGAGTAGGCACCCGAAAGGTGCTTTTTGTTGTGTTAATGTTTGTAAActaaaaacatgtattttaacGCGTTTAAACGAGGTTGTTAGTCATAGTTGGAAGCGAGTGGTAGTGGAAGAGTTATTCTTTCGTTCTTAATCGAAGATCTTATGATTATCTTTTTATTGTTTTGATCATTTGTTTTGTTTCTATGGGATGTGAATGCTCATGATCTTAAAGAAAGGTGAATCACTTGTTATTACAAATTGTAATTTATAAACACAAATGCACAGtttatatactttttttttaatcTGCTTTGTTTCTTTGATAAGATTAGATGTATGTTTGGTTTAGTTTAGATAgagtttatataatttaaatagcgaaaattggtatgcaaaaaaaatatatatatattttttagtatgttttttagttagttttcgagttttcgcgataactagtggttttcatttgaatctttccctatatatatatacacactataATTAAATTGCTGTAAAATTGGAGGAAAATTATATTGATGTTAAAACGAACTTTGTGATTAGACTGGGATTTTACTTAAAACTTAAAAGTTTTAATACTtcttttttttaacgacaaatttggatcgcTGACATACCACTGAAGTATTATCGTGTCACCAATGGAACCACCTGATCatatatccatctccactagacaatAATGTATATACACCAATTCATGAGGAGACCCATTGTCGTTAAAAAAGGATAACACTTTGATTAAAAAATAATTagttgttaaaaaaattaactaCCCCTTAATTATTATTTACTACTAACTAGAATTGACTCACCGCGTTGCAGGGGTCGGTTCTTTTAACTTGATTTGAGTGTaccgatttttttttataaatgctTAACGATCAATatagaccaactgaaaacgtcCATAAAAttaagcacgaaaacgtattatatctGACATGAAGTCATGAATCCTTTCTTAAAAAATTTATGTCAAAACATAGATCAACTAAGAACGTATATAAAAAACACGAttacatattatatttgacccgattcatttttgaaatttttttacgTCGAAATGTAAACCAACCtgaatttataccgacatgtacataaaaataagcacgtaagagAATAGTGTTTTCTTTAGTTAAAAAATGGTATTTCGCATTACAGCAGCGTCGAAAAGAGTCTCAACCCAAAATCGTTTTGACCTCttacccaacccacccattttcCACCTCTACACATATTGTTTGTCGCCTTTTCTTTTATATATTATTCTCATATAACCTCACGTACATGATACACTTTTTATATCTCACAGAATGGGAGAGCTAGCAGCTGAACAACATGCTAAAGAGTGGCGGCTATAATGGTGTGTGGGAGGATCTCCGCACAGAGCCCGTAATTTTGAGAGGCActtgatttataaaaaaaatctgatatatatgttaaatttttttaaatagaaaaCACATAACAATTCAAATAATGACcaatttacaaatcattttttatggtttagaatctAGCCTACTTAGTATTAGATTTATTGAGCCCAATACCAAtttgatttaaacaaaatatttaAGAATGAAACATTACGGAATGACACATTTTTTTGAGCTCGAAcatggtacatgaattctcagaaACGCCTTTGATGCTAACTAAATACATCTTTACACTAGAAAAAAGAAAGATGATATTGAAACTGTCTTAATGGAACATCTTCGAATGAACGGTGCATATTGGGGATTAactataacaaccctcaaaaacACCCCTAAACGCTCCGTATGAAAGAAACCCCACCCGTATAaccctaattttttttaaaaatcaaataaaattagGTTTTTAAGTcactcgcgggccgcgacaagtCAAGGGGGGTGGGTCGCGGGCGCGAGACACCTTTGCTTGCCGGATACCTATGACGCCACGTGTCCCACTTTGTGTCGAGGCTATAGTGCTGATCAGTCAAACCTAGCCATAGCTAGGTATGGCTCGCGGGGCGCGAAAGAACCAGGGCAGGGGCTCGTGGGGCGCGAGAGACCCCTGATCTCACCTATAAATGAAGCCCTTCAGCTTCAGTTTTCAATCGTTcaattctctttctctctcagcCTCTATTATAGCAAATAGTAGCTCGATATTATACCCCTAAAacacgaagctctgcctcgttgtaagtattttaaccccagtcactaattcgttaccctacccgattgatctagggccctgtaacgcatgtcgaggctctgcctgactaagttcgttgggcttctgtctcgtgttgtatgactaatgtgatttgggttatcttactaacacgtgtgcattgtatgtTTTTAGTAGAAAATAATCAGGACAATCAACAGGAAACTATAGAAATACCTAAGTCTACAACGTGAGTATTCTActttttctcaccgtttgtgagtaccTTCTACTTTTTCTCACCGTTtttgagtcattctctttttctaccaaactgtgttacaaaatctcaaatgttttcaattatacttaacagtgattgagtctttgtattATACAATTgttgccggtatgtggggttttgtatacactactagtCAAGCGTTACTATTGGACAAAAAGTTAGCCAATAagtaatatgaccacagtcatggGACTGCCAACATgacaaatactgaatgagtaatttggtagatataaacattgtaatcactctcaatactgtaaagttataaaagcttattttgattaaactgggatgcactcgccagtatttcttgctaataaaatctttttaaaacgcttttcaggtaacttaatgtgaagctataagaagccagctatggagcactgaaggcttaatgaaagtggctataaaagttacctaaataaaagtttatgttttcagcaactagggtttatccctataaatgtattatgaatgaaacatgggttttatcccatttgtttattataaaagtttggtgttttgaaactctgaaatttatttcctaactacaatcatgatgtctcatttccgctgccaaattaataaacaccgataccacttaactggttcgcggctcccgctccaggggtaggggtcgggggttgcgacattaAACACACTCGACATGTTAGGTAAACTTTCAGCCGccacttaggggctgtttggcaacttctgaatggttaagtgctgaaccaataagaggtctgaaacattaagtgttgaatcagtaagaggtctgaacaaTATATGATCAACATGTCTAATACATCATATTGTTGctcttattattattactactgtTGCTGCTACTATTTTAATATGTGTTGATCCGTAGTAAACAATATCTGATCAACATGTCTTCATTCCTTTTGTATTTGATACTTTTGGTTCCCTTGCTTCTAAAGCTGTCGGTTTCCTGGATAGAGTGCAGAAGGTTGTGCACAACAATTTCTTGGTGCCAAAGAACCAGAGTTTTGTTTTACGTAGAATTGGATTTGCTATTCAAAAGGGGTTGCGGCGCaccttgttgcccgtttacctgcCAATTTTCATGTAATTTCTTTTTATCTATGAAATTTAACTCTATAATTATAAGAGGGTCGTTGTGTGTACTCATGACGTTGATCCACCATCTGAAGCAAGCGTCTCGAACACTATCATCTACTGATAAAAAATGCCTTGAGCTTCTCGTCGATAGTTACAATGCAAGAGAGACTAGAGAGTTCAAAGGTTTTAAAAACCGGATACCGGAAGCTTGTCTGACATGAATCATATCGGTAAAACGAGGGAACGGCAAAAAGTTGTACCGCCGATAAATTGGGTTATACCGGTTTAAATCGATATACCGGTACCAGGCCAAGGTTAAAATTTGGATTTTTAATCTTTTATGGGTTAAAAAAGGTGACCTGGCGCCCACAATCCACATCGATCAAACATTCAAACTTCATCCACAATCCACAATCATtgggttattttttttttgttatggatTAAATTTTGGATATTTTTTTGTTTTGGAATGAAGTAGTTTTAGAATATTTTTTGAGTTGAAATTGTATTTTATGGATTTACTGGGTTGattagtcaacccggttgaaccatGCGGTACAACCCGGTAAACTGGTTGAACCATTTCTGAGCCTAACCTGGTTCGATTTAAAAACCGGCTTTTAAAACATTGCAAATTTGGCTTGTTTAACTTAAGAGGGTTTGAGCTCGACTTGTTGAAAGCTCTATTCCCAAAGCCAAAGGTTGGTTGGCCGTTGGCGGTTAGACTCAACTTGCTTattatgtattattttttttattttaggtaTATGTGTTTacaattatatatgtatatatttaggCTGCATGGCATGAGTGTTAGGTCAGAATACGACTCACACAAACACTAGAACAATATGCAGCAAGCTCACGCACTCCGGACTGTAAATCACAAGAACAAAAACAcaagatttatagtggttcgATCAAGCTTGATCTACATCCACTCTCCACAACTAGTTCTTTCTTTGTATTAGCTGCTCAAAAGTTACAGTACATGAATGAGAAGTATTTATATGGGGTACAATTAGGGTTGTTGACTTTAAGCTACAGTAACAAACAAAACCTCTGCTCTAGTCAAAACCTCCACAACCCAACATCTGGGTTATCAGTTGTCACAACCCGAACGAGTTATTTGGTCATCTGGGTTATCAGTTGCTTTTTTGAGGCATAACCCAGACGAGTTACCTGGTCATCTGGGTTATCAGTTGCTTTGACACTCTCTAGTCAAATCCTCCacaacccaacaatctcccacttggaggcTTTGGCAACTTCAAACTACACTCCATGCAACTTCATATTCATAAGTACATCTGTAAACTCTTTATCTTTACTAGTTGAGGATGACCTCCTCATCAATTAACCTGAAGGCTCGTTGAAGCTCCCACTGAGCTTCAACTCATCAGTCACTACCCGTGACTTGTTCTCTGTCCCTTCTGGCTCCCACTTAAACAAACTGCCAGACTCTGAGAAAACATGAGAACTAACACTCTCCATCATAAGCAGGTAGTTCACTGGAGAGACTTTCACCACTGGAATACGAGTTCTCTTAACCCACTGTCGTTTGGGAGCTCTAACTGAAGCACTATCTGTGCTCCCACTGCCACGAAAACCCTTGACTGGTTTCTCTGAACATTTCCTATCACGTTCAACCTGAATCTGACATGTGACTCTGGGTTTGTATCCTGCAAAACAAACCTTCTTCTGCCCCCGAGATTCTATGAACCGGATCTTGGTCTTCTTCTGAACTGGGATAACCTCTCCCTCAGGCGGTACACTGACCATGTATAATGAGCCCCTCTTCTTGCCACGTGCAACTACTAAATTTCCCTTAGTTACCTTCCACTGTCCACCACCGAACTTAACCTCATGACCCTGATCGTCTAGCTGCCTGACTGAAATAAGCATTTTCTTCAAGCCTGGAATGACTCTCACGTCTCTCAAAGGCTAAGTAGATCCGACTGAAGTAACTAAGTTAATATCACCCGTGCCTGTGACATCTAAGACTTCATCATTTGCAAGTCGTACCTTACCAAAATACCCAATTTTAAGATTCCGTAGTGCTTCACTGTTGTGGGTAGCGTGAAATGAAGCACCCGAATCCATAACCCAGGAATCCACACTGCTCTCCACATTACAGATCAAAACTTCATCATCTGAGTGGTCTACTATAGCGTTAACTTCTTTCTTATCGTTTGGACATTGATTCCTGAAATGTCCAACCTCTTTACAGTTCCAACATGTTACATCATTTCGAGCCTTGGACTAACTCCTCTTTCTGTTCTTACTGCTACTACATCTTTTATTCTTCCTTCCTCTGCCAACATGCATTAAATCACCCGATGATCCACCTGAGTTCTTCTTCTGACATCTTCGCCTAGTTGAAGATCCCGCATCTTCACAAACATAAACTTACTCGTATCTGAAGAGCTCGTAATAGCAGTTAAGGTTCCGGACCAACTATCGGGTAATGAGGACAATAACAATAAGGCTTGGACCTCATCATCAAACTTGATGTTAACAGACACCAAACGAGACAAGATCGAGTTCAAGTTATTGATATGCACTGTAACTGAATCACCTTCCCTCATCCTAGTATTCACAAGCTCTCGAATAAGATAAACCTTGTTCGTTGCAGAAGGCTTCTCATACATATTCGATAATGTTGCCATCATTCCTCTAGCTGAGGTCTCCTTCTGGATATTGAATGCAACATTCTCCGATAGAGAAAGCGTTATCACTGCTCTGGCTTTCTTATCCATCCTATCCTAATCTGTTGGTAGCATTTTTTCTGGCCTTTCATCCTCGAGCACTACATCTAAGTCTTTCTGACAAAGTGGTGCTTCAATCTGCATCTTCCACCAGCCAAACTTCTTCCCATCAAACTTTTCGATTTGCACCTTCCCGTCATCTGCCATGATGACAAATAACACGACTAAACAAAACTAAAACTGAAAAAAAACTGAGAAAATCAGCACTGAAACAATCTGAAACAAATGACACCTGATAACTGGCGTACGATTCTGTTTCTCTGAGTTGTTAGGTTGATAAGATCCTTGCCAAAGGTTGAGGGGTCTTTTTGCAGATAAAGGAAACTTAATTTCCCCCCTAaaagaaagataaaaaaacacttctgtattttcttcttcttcttcctacCCTACTCTCTGCACTTCACAAAATTCAGGCACCAAAGTGCAAAATCAAAGTCCTAATCTTCGATTTTGGAACCCTAGATGTGATATCTAGCAACAATGGTCTTTCTTTTGTAACCCGAGGCGGCGGCTACTGGGTTATCGGAACCCTAGTCGCAATCTGCAACAGAAGTCTTTAATCGGAGCCCTAATCGGAGTTAGGAACTGACGGCGGCGGCGGCGGCTGTGCTAGCGGTGGCTGGTTCAGAAACCCTAATCGCGATGTCTGCGACTGTGACTGTGACTGAAACCCAAGACCACAGCTTATTCTTCAATAGGTAAGTGTTCTTCTTCTACACCTCTTACCTAGTTCGTGTGAATCGATCAAGAGCCCGAGCTCTGATACTAGTTGTTAGGTCAGAATACGATTCACACAAACACTAGAACAATATGCAGCAAGCTCACACACTCACACACTCTAAATCACAAGAACAAAAACACAAGATTTATAGTAGTTCGATCAAGCTTGATCTACATCCACTCTCCACAACTAGTTCTTTCTATGTATTAGGTGCTCAAAAGCTACAGTACATGAATGAGAAGTATTTATATGGGGTACAATTAGGGTTGTTGACTTTAAGCTATAGTAACAAACAAAACCTCCACAACCCAACATCTGGGTTTTCAGTTGTCACAACCCGGACGAGTTATCTGGTCATCTGGGTTATCAGTTGCTTTTTTGAGGCATAACCCAGACGAGTTACCTGGTCATCTGGGTTATTAGTTGCTTTGACACTCTCTAGTCAAATCCTCCACAACCCAACAATGAGTGCTATGGAGGGTTTGTGGTAACAATGGCGTCCCCTTTAACATTGATGATGTGGTTTAGCGTCCCCTTTAaagaaaaaaccaaaaaaaatctGATTGGCTCACTCAAGGTGGCCCCCACCACTCAAGTCACACTCGTTATTTGCCTTGTGAAGCCACCCGTAATGCCCTAGAACCAGCGTTGGGGGCACTATGGGAGTGATGTTACAAGGGGCGTAACTAGTAAGCGGCTTTAGAGTTGTAATAAATAACCCGAAACCAATATTTGAAGCTCTAGCTCATTTATTCGAATCAAACttttaacaaaacaatatatGAGTAGTTGATGACTCTATCCATGACCAACCCTGAATGAGTTAAGGAACAATGtgccaatgaggtagtggtggagtggttagGGAAAGACTTGGTGTTTCATGTAACCCAGGTTCGACTCTcactctccccattattttctgcgacatccaggtgaagggcgaatacgggtgttgtcggttcgtcttggatgggaggcgaggttttaccgattattccattgtcgtgccttcgggcgggtgaaggtcgggtttccgcgcatctgggagagccaaggggctggcggcggtcgagtagtcgaccttggccacagcgcccggtgtcacggtggttggcaCATCGACCTTGGTCATTCaaattttttggtgtctaatccgcatatatatcaccattgatcttgattttcttgactgtatatctcttaaatgtcaacatatacacgtgtgatttagtttacgaagatttttcaatgccgagaacctcgatcagagagtaaaaaaggtgtaaggttcacaatggtgtaatataccgggctaggattcgagttacaggaacaagggccaaacccaCCACCCATgaatggaatcatcgagcgaaaacacttgacaacctcctggaagcagcttttcttgccaccagccCTTTCTTAATCAATTAGAaatctgatgccatcactaaacatattccttaaattgtagccattttttgagtgtttattttttggtgtctactccgcatatatatcaccattgctcttgattttcttgagtgtattgtaacgccccaaaatcctTATTTTTATAATTGCTAGTATGTCTTCTATTAAATAGCatgaaataataataactaggaaTACTAACCTAGTTGGAATGTAAGTGACCTCTTGGCTTAAGTTAAGAATGCATTATAACAAAGGTTAACCATAAAGTAAAATGCTCAATATTGAGGGACCAAACTTGGGCAAGTGGGAAagtaataaaattaaaaaaacggttaacacaaacacacacatcagggatgtgtgtgtgtgcgacgtGAAGAACAGGAGAAATGGGGGAAGAACAAATCCTAACAACTCAAAAATCAGCAAATTGGAATGGAAATCAAGGCTAAATCTTATGCATGGACCTTAATACATGATCATCTAGCCTTGCTAAACATGTGGTAAGTCATAGTTTTTGATTTAATGATTTTTGCAAGCATGGTTATGTGATATATCTTTGATTTCATATGAAATTAAGTATGAGGAGGTGTTAGAATCAACGAATAAAACTTGGATTATGAATGGTTTTGAGTAGTTTGATGTTTAGTGGTGAAACCACCATTGATGGTGAGGatggcgacatgggtatgtcacccatgtccaaCGTTTGTTCAAATCCTTGGTAGATTATGTTGTGTGCGATCAATCCTTGTTAATTTTGTTGAACATGGTATGAAATTGAATTGATATTTTGTATTTTAGATGATTGAAAACAAGAACTAGGAAGAAAAAGTATGaagaatacttgtacattatgtttAAAAACttgtacgcacgccaagtgtttgatgaaatgactaggtgaagttagaaggtgaaattgtatgcaagaaaGTGGTAATTAGATATAGAATGTGATAAAGAGGCGTTTGATAGTAAACTAACATGAGAAGTGCATTTAGATATAGTTCGTTGCTAAGCATGGATCATGGTGCAAGTGTAGAATTATGGAGGTTTCTAGTATGGTGTGTGCATGTAACTAAGTGATCATGTGGTTAAATGAGTATTGCACTATGAGTATACCATATGATTGTTGAAATGATTAATGAAAGCCGAATGTGAAATGTAAATTAATATGGTCGTTCTTATGTATAATTTTGTATGCTAACAAAAACGTGGATgtaatgaaatgaaagtataggaattatgtcaagatggatggaagcatgAGAGGCTAACGGATCAAGAGGACATGAGGAAGCAAACGCAAATACGGATGTGTAAGGTAAGTAATTCCCGGACTCCCTCTTTAGTAGTAAAGAGATTCCTTTCATGATAAATGTTAGTGATTGTGTCGAAATgtgaatttgatgatgaaatcaAGTATTAGTACCAAGTGAGTGATTATCCGGAATCACTCCTTAATATAGTAAAGCACGGTTATGTACTAGATATTTAGGTATGATATTTGAGTTTAGAAAGGTATGGGTATGTAGAAGTAAAGGTTTTCGTTAAGTCgatcaaatgggtcaaaatgaggGTTTACTCATTTTGGTATGA
This genomic interval carries:
- the LOC110884552 gene encoding probable protein phosphatase 2C 38, which gives rise to MLSGNNYLNMVKPCWKASVEGDEGCVRKSVDQIGRTDGLLWYKDLGCHVSGEFSMAVIQANNLLEDQSQVESGPLSSMNSGPYGTFIGVYDGHGGPETSRFVNENLFANLKRLASEDQEMSANVIKKAFLATEDEFLSVVREQWRICPQIASVGTCCLVGVICNGLIYVANAGDSRVVLGRADRGVRGVLAIQLSTEHNASYASVRDELHSVHPDDPKIVVLKHNVWRVKGIIQVSRSIGDAYLKKAEFNREPLLAKFRLPEPFSKPILNPEPSILIHKLNSKDQFLIFASDGLWEHLSNEEAVDIVHNYPRSGIARRLVKAALQIAAKKREMRYSDLKKIDRGVRRHFHDDITVVVMFLDPPLTNRASARASVLSIKGSRGLPHTKL